GCATTTTGCCGAACGTATTGACCAGAACATTCAAACGGCCGCGATGCGCCATGCCGATCACGGTTTCGAAGACCCCCAGGCTGCCGGCGCGCTGCAGCAGATGGTCGAGCAGCGGAATCAGGTTTTCGCTGCCTTCGAGAGAGAACCGTTTCTGCCCGACGTAGCGCGTGTGCAGGTATTTTTCCAGCGTCTCGCCGGCGGTCAGGCGTTCCAGGATGTGGCGCTTGTACTCGGAAGAGTAGTGCGGCTTGCCGTGCACGCTTTCCAGACGATCCTGGATCCAGCGTTTTTGCACGACATTGTTGATGTACATGTATTCGGCGCCGACATTACCGCAATAAGTCTCGCGCACAGCCTTCAGGATATCGCGCAGCGGCGCATGGTCGTAGCCGACCAGCGAACCGGTATTGAACTTGACGTCCATGTCGGACTCGGTCAGGCCGTAAAAAGCGGGGTCCAGGGTGGGCAGATCGGGCCGCTCCTGGCGTTGCAGCGGATCGAGATTGGCGCGTAACATGCCGAGGAAGCGGTGAGCGTTGATCAATTGCAGCACCGCGACCTGCTTGCGTTCATGCTCGGCCGACAGGCTGCCGGCATCGCGGCCGCCATTCACGCGTCTTGTTTGCGCGAGCTTGCGATAGGAATCCTGGATCGGCGTATGCGCGATATCGGGCGCGCCGGCGCTTTGGCTCAACTGGTCAAAGTAGACGCGCCACTCGCCACCGACCGCCTCGGGGTCGTCTAGGTATTGCTCGTAGAGCGCTTCGATGAAAGGCGCGTTGGATCCGAACAGATAGGAATTGCTGCGTAACTCGTTCATCATGCCGGCACCTCCGGAAGCTGGTCGATCAGGCTGAGGCGGGATCAGGAGATCGAACCCGACTAGCCAAGTTTACCGCCGCGCCGCCATCAGCGGCACATCGCGGGTTACCGGGCCTACATACAACTGGCGCGGCCGGCCGATTTTCTGGTCCGGCTCGCTGATCATTTCATTCCATTGCGCGATCCAGCCGACGGTGCGCGCCAGCGCGAAAATCGCCGTGAACATGCTGGTCGGGATGCCGAGCGCGCGCTGCACGATGCCCGAGTAATAATCGACGTTCGGATAGAGTTTCTTGCTGACGAAATAATCGTCTTCGAGCGCGATCCGTTCGAGTTCCAGCGCCAGCCTGAAGATCGGGTCGTCGTGCAAGCCGAGTTCGTTCAGAACCTCGTGGCAGGTTTCGCGCATCAGTTTGGCGCGCGGATCGAAGTTTTTGTAGACGCGATGACCGAAGCCCATGAGCCGAAACGGATCATCCTTGTCTTTGGCTTTCTTGATGAATCTGTTGATCTGCGACACATCGCCGATTTCGTGCAGCATGTTCAAAGCGGCTTCATTCGCGCCACCGTGCGCAGGCCCCCACAAACACGCGATGCCGGCAGAGATGCAGGCGAACGGATTGGCGCCGGAAGAGCCGGCCAACCGCACCGTCGAGGTCGAAGCGTTTTGCTCGTGATCGGCGTGCAGAATCAGGATGCGGTCGAGCGCGCGCACCAGCACGTGATTCGGGTGATACTCGCCGCCCGGATTGGCGAACATCATGTAGAAGAAATTCTGCACATAGGACAGCGCGTTGCGCGGATACATGAACGGCTGCCCGATGCTGTACTTGTAGCACATGGCGACGATTGTCGGCACCTTGGCGATGAGACGGTTGGCCGAAACTTCGCGATGCTGCGCATCCGAAATATCCATCGCGTCGTGATAAAACGCCGATAGCGCGCCGACCACCCCGACCATCACCGCCATCGGGTGCGCGTCGCGCCGAAAGCCGCGGAAGAAGTTGATCATTTGATCGTGCAACGAGACGTGCCGCTTGATGTTCGTATCGAACTCGAGCTTCTGGTCGGCATTCGGCAGTTCGCCGCGCAGCAGTAGATAGCAGACCTCCAGAAAATCGCAATGCTTGGCCAGTTGCTCGATCGGATAACCGCGATACAGCAGGATGCCTTTATGGCCATCGACGAAAGTGATCTCGGAGCTGCAACTCGCGGTTGCCAAGTACCCCGGATCGTAGGTGAACATGCCCGACTTGCCGAGCGTGCGAACGTCGATCACGTCCGGCCCGGCCGTGCCGGACAGTATCGGAAACTCCATCGGCGCATTGCCGTCATTGAGCGTCAAAGTGGCATAGCGCTTCGCATCCATAAAACCTCCGCTGTCGATAATTTTATTGCTGGGGTGTTGTCCGATTTGCCGCCTTGCCGCCGCTTGAACTTGTGCCGGAGATCGAACGCCTAACGGCGAATGTCCAACTCCCGCAAGCGGCGCAATACGCCCCGATCATCCTCGGCCGGATCGGGTTTGGCGATGATGCGAGCCCACAATTCGGGGTCGGGCCGATTGAGCAAATCGCGTAACGCAGCGATTTCCGGCGGTGTCAGGCTTGCATAGTGGCGATCGAGGAACGCATTGAGCACCAGATCGAGCTCCAGCATTCCTCTGCGGCACTGCCAGCGCAGCCTCGCAAGCTCGCTCACAAGCCCTCGAATTGTAGCAAGGAATCCGCTGCGTGCGCGTGACTCACAGCCTGCTAAGCGCGGTCAGACGCTGCGCTTGATCATCATGTCCTTGATCTTGCCGATGGCGCGCGTCGGGTTGAGCCCCTTGGGGCAAACATCGACGCAATTCATGATGCTGTGGCAGCGGAACAACCGGTACGGGTCTTCAAGATTATCGAGACGCTCGCTGGTCGCTTCATCGCGGGTATCGGCGATGAAACGGTAGGCCTGCAGCAAGCCAGCGGGACCGACGAATTTGTCCGGATTCCACCAGAAAGACGGGCAGGCGGTCGAGCAGCACGCGCACAGGATGCACTCGTACAGGCCATTCAGCTCATCGCGTTCCTTGGGCGATTGCAACCGTTCTTTTTCGGGAGGCTGCTCATCGGTGACGAGATACGGTTTGACCGAGTGATATTGTTTGAAAAACTGGGTCATATCGACGATCAGATCACGTATCACTGGAAGTCCAGGCAAGGGCCGCAAAACAACCGGCTCTTTTAAATCCGCCACCCGAGTAATGCACGCCAAGCCATTCTTGCCGTTGATATTCATCGCATCCGAGCCGCAAATTCCTTCGCGGCACGAGCGCCGCAAGCTCAAGGTATCGTCATGCGCCTTGATGCGAACCAAAGCATCGAGCAGCATGCGGTCGGCCGGCTCGAGCGCGATGTCGTAATCGCGCATTGTGGGCTTGGCGTCGGTTTCGGGGTTGTAGCGATAAATGGAAAAACGCATGAATGCTCCGGGTTCGATTCACATCGTCGTTCCCGCGAAACCTCCCCGAGTGCCTGAATCGAGGAGCGGGAACCCAGCGACCTTAGTCTCAGTTTACAGCGGTTCGTTAGTACGTCCTCGCCTTCAGCGGAAACTGCTCCACCGTCAGCGGCTTCAGATGCACCGGTTTGTAATCCAGGCGATGACCGTCGAGATAATACAGCGAGTGTTTCAGCCAGTTCTCGTCGTCACGCTTGCTGAAATCGGCGCGGTCGTGCGCGCCGCGCGATTCCTGGCGCGCCTCGGCTGAGATCAGCGTGGCGACGGCGACTTCGATCAGGTTGTCGAGTTCGAGGGCTTCGACCCGGGCGGTGTTGAAAACCTTGCTTTTGTCCTTGATTTCGGTGCGCGCGATGCGTTGCGCGACATCCTTGATCTTCGCCACGCCCTCAGTCAGTAGATCAGGAAAGCGGAACACGCCGCAATGCGCCTGCATCACGCGGCGCATAGCGGCGCCGGCTTCGTGCACGCTCTCGCCGCTTTTTTGATTTTCGAGCCGGTCCAGGCGAACCAGGCTGGTTTCGCCGGCATCGCGCGGCAAATCCTTGTGCCCCGGATTCTTCGTCAGGAATTCGAGCATGCTGTTGCCGGCAGCTTTGCCGAACACCAGCAAATCCGTCAGCGAATTGGTGCCGAGCCGGTTGGCGCCGTGCACCGATGCGCACGCGCACTCGCCGGCAGCGTAGAAACCGTGGACCACAGTTTCGGGGTCGCCATCCAGCGGCGCGATCACTTCGCCGTGGTAATTGGTCGGTATGCCGCCCATCTGGTAGTGGCAGGTCGGCACCACCGGAATCGGATCGGTAACGGGATCGACATTGGCGAATTTTTTGGCAATCTCGCGGATTCCCGGCAGGCGCTTTTCGATGACCTCGGAGCCGAGATGGTCGAGCTTCAGCAGGATGTAATCGGCATCCGGGCCGGCGCCGCGGCCTTCCTTGATCTCGGTCGCCATCGCGCGCGAGACGACGTCGCGCGACGCCAGATCTTTCATGTTCGGCGCATAGCGTTCCATGAAACGCTCGCCATTTTTGTTCAGCAGATAGCCGCCTTCGCCGCGCACCCCTTCGGTAATCAGAACACCGGCGCCGGCGACGCCGGTCGGGTGGAATTGCCAGAATTCCATGTCTTCGAGCGGAATGCCGGCGCGCGCCGTCATGCCGAGGCCGTCGCCGGTGTTGATGAACGCGTTGGTGCTGGCCGAGAAAATCCGCCCGGCGCCGCCGGTCGCGAACAAGGTCGCGCGCGCGTGGAAAACCATGACCTCGCCGGTTTCCATTTCGAGCGCGGTCACGCCGAGAACCTGGCCTTCGCTGTCGCGAATCAGATCGAGCGCCATCCACTCTACGAAGAATTGCGTGTTGGCGCGGACGTTGCGTTGATACAGCGTGTGCAGCATGGCGTGACCCGTGCGGTCGGCGGTCGCACACGAGCGCTGTACCGGCTTCTCGCCGAAGTTCTGCGAATGGCCGCCGAACGGACGCTGGTAGATCGTGCCGTCGTCGTTGCGGTCGAATGGCATACCGAAATGTTCAAGCTCGTAAACGACTTTCGGCGCTTCGCGGCACAGGAATTCGATCGCGTCCTGATCGCCCAGATAGTCGGAACCCTTGACGGTGTCGTACATATGCCAAAGCCAGTTGTCCTCACCCATGTTGCCGAGCGAAGCGCCGATACCGCCCTGCGCCGCGACTGTGTGCGAACGCGTCGGAAACACTTTGGACAACACCGCGGTGCGCAACCCGGCTTCGGATAATTGCAGCGCCGCGCGCAAGCCGGCGCCGCCCGCGCCGACGATGACCGCATCGAATTGGCGTCTGGCTAGCGCCACGCAGCACTCCCTGCAGCATTTAGTGATCGTTGACTCATCGAACTCCCCATGAATTCTCTGGCTGTTTTCTCAGCGGCCGCTTTCAACCCGCGCCCCACAGAATTTCCAGCGACCACAGCGCATACAGCGTGAGCGCCAGGACCGTCAATATCTCGAGCGCCAGCCGCGCACCGGTATGCTGTATGTAATCCATCAAAATATCGCGCATGCCGACCCACGAATGCAGCAGCAGACTCGTCAGAAACAGCAGCGTTGCAAGGCGGATCCACTGGTTTTCGAACAGACCGGCCCAGGTCGCGTAATCAAGGACCGGCTGCATGAACAGGATTGCGATCAGCAGTACCGTATAGACCGCCATCACGACGGCCGATACGCGCTGGACGAGCCAGCCGCGCAGCCCGTAATGGGCGCCAACGACAATGCGCTTTACCATAGACGAATCCCGATCAGCAGCGTCAACGGCAGACTTATCGCGAGCACTGCCCAACTGCTTGCGCGCGATGGCGCCAAGTCAACGCCGATATCGAGATCGAGCAGCAGAAAACGCAATCCCGCAAAAAAATGATGCAGGTAAGCCCAGATCAAAACCAGAAAAGTCAGCTTCACGAGCGGCTGATCGAAGCCCTGTTTCAGCAGCTCGAAATGCTCGGGCGTGGACAAACTCAACTGCAGCGTATACAGCAGATAAGGGATGAACAGAAACAGCAGCGCGCCGCTGATCCGGTGCAAGATGGAAACGGTCGCGGATACTGGCTGGCGTATTTTCAGGAGATTCAGATAGACCGGACGTTTTTTTTTCTGCATGGAAATCCTGAACGGCTGATACGAATGCTGGTTGGCGTGAAGCGGTCGATGCCTTGCGCCCTGGCACTGACGATAAGGCTATCGGGTGCGCCGAAGCTGCCGCGAAAACCTTTCTACTTGGTTCCCGATATTATCGCAAGACAAGACTTGTCTTGCAGCCGCTTCGCTCGGGCTTGATTGCCAGGATCATCACAGCTCGGTCGCTAGATAATCTTGTTCGAATAAAAATGCCTGGCGGTATTGCACAGCGTTTTTCGCCATTCGACGGGTTTGTCGTCGTACGTGTAAGCGACGCGTTCGATGGCGAGCAGCGGCGCCCCGGGCACTACGCCCAGCAGCTTCGCGGACCTCGTTCCAGCTGTTGTCGCCTTGATCTGCTCGACGACATGGGTGATGAGGACGTCGTACTCGGATTCGAGCAGGCTGTATATTTTGCATTGATTGCGCTCGACCATTTCCGCCGCAAGTCCTTTGACCAGCCCCGCCGGCAAGCGAATTTCCTCGAGCATGACCGGTTCGCCGGCGATCCGTTGCAAGCGGTTGATCACCATGACCGCCGCGCCATGCGTGATTTCGAGCGCCCTGGCAAGCTGCGCGTCGGCTTTGCCACGCCGGCAATCCAGTAGCTCGCCAACGGGAAAAACCGGAGCGCCACCGCTTGCGCTATTGTCCAGCAACACGCGCACGAAATGAAATTTGCGCTGCGCTTCGTTGTGCGAGGCGACAAAAGTTCCCTTGCCCTGATGCCGTATCAAAACGTTTTCGTCGGCGAGTTCCGAAATCGCTTTGCGCACCGTTCCCTGACTGACCCGATAGCGGGCGGCGAGTTCGATTTCGCTTGGGATCGCCTCGCCGGGCCGCCACTCCGCCGAAATCAGGCTTTGCGTAATCAGGCTTTTGATTTGCCGATAGAGTGGCCGGAACGAAGGCGAGGAAGGCGCCGCTGCTGCATTGCTCATGCCGGTTTTTTAGCATATATCACGATGCTGTCCAAGAAAAATCTATCTTTTATAAGATACAAGAGATGCGTTGACCGGCATTTTGATGTTGGCTAACATTCGGGAACGCGCGGCGTGCGTCTGGTTGCCCGCTTTCACGTTTTAATCCCCTACCCCTTTTCAGGAGTCCTTATGAAAGCTCCCGTTCGCGTTGCTGTGACCGGCGCTGCCGGCCAGATTGCCTACAGCCTTTTATTCAGGATGGCCAACGGCGACTTGCTCGGCCGCGATCAGCCGGTGATTCTGCAGTTGCTCGACATCACGCCGGCAATCGCCGCGGTCAACGGCGTTGTCATGGAACTGGACGACTGCGCGTTCCCGCTGCTCGCCGGAATCAGCGTAACCGATGATCCGAAGACCGCGTTTCGCGACGCCGGCATTGCGCTCCTGGTTGGCGCCCGCCCGCGTTCAAAAGGCATGGAGCGCAAGGATCTGCTGGAGGCGAACGGCGCCATTTTTACGTCCCAGGGCAAGGCCCTGAATGACGTCGCGAAACGCGATGTGAAAGTGCTGGTCGTCGGCAATCCGGCGAACACCAATGCGTACATCGCGATGAAAAACGCGCCGGATCTCGATCCGCGCAATTTTACGGCGATGATGCGGCTCGATCACAATCGCGCCTTGTCGCAAATCGCCGCCAGGCTCAAAAAACCGGTCACGGAAATCAGCAAAATGATTATCTGGGGCAATCATTCGGCGACGCAATACCCGGATTTGAACTCGGCTGAAGCCGGTGGAAAACAAGTCGCGCAACTGATCGACGATACGGCCTGGGTCGAGCAGACTTTCATACCGACCGTGCAGAAACGCGGCGCCGCGATCATCGAAGCACGCGGCTTGAGCAGCGCGGCATCGGCCGGCAATGCCGCGATCGATCACGTACGCGATTGGGTTCACGGGACGCGCCCCGGCGACTGGGTCAGCATGGGCATACCCTCCGACGGCAGCTACGGCATACCCGAAGGCGTGATCTACGGTTATCCGGTGACGTGCAAAAATGGCGGCTTCGAGATCGTGCAGGGCATCTCGATCAGCGATGCAAGCCGCAAGCGCATGGACGCGACGCATCAGGAGTTGCAGGAGGAAAAGGCGGCAGTCAAGCATTTGCTTGGGTAGCCATGAACAGCGATTTCCTGGATTCCCGCGTGCGCGGGAATGACAGGTGGTGATGGTCGACGCGGTGACTTATACGGGGTGGATTTCTGCGTGCGCGGGAATGCCAGGTGGGTGAGAGGGGCCGAATGACGCTATCGACACCGGGCGCCCGCTTGCGCGCAGCACTCGCCGCCGAAAAACCGCTGCAAGTCGTCGGCGCGGTCAATGCGTATACGGCGCGGCTTGCCGAGCGCTGCGGCTATCGCGCCTTGTATCTTTCCGGGGGCGGCGTCGCCGCAAGCTCGCTCGGCGTTCCAGATCTGGGCATCAGCACGCTCGACGACGTATTGATCGACGTGCGCAGAATTACCGACACGACGGGATTACCCTTGCTGGTGGATGCCGATACCGGCTTCGGCGGCGCCTTCAATATCGCGCGCACCGTCAAATCGCTGATCAAATCCGGCGCCGCCGGCATGCACATCGAAGACCAGGTGCAGGCGAAGCGCTGCGGCCACCGGCCGAACAAGGCGATCGTCGCGCGGGAAGAAATGGTCGATCGCGTGAAGGCCGCGGTCGATGCGAAAATCGACCCCGAGTTCGTTGTGATGGCACGTACCGACGCGCTTGCCGTGGAAGGCCTGGAAGCCGCGATCGACGCGCTTGCGCCTGCGTCGAGGCCGGCGCCGACATGATTTTTCCGGAAGCGATGACCGATCTTGGCATGTACCGGAAGTTTGCCGACGCGGTAAAGGTACCGGTGCTGGCCAATATC
This is a stretch of genomic DNA from Burkholderiales bacterium. It encodes these proteins:
- a CDS encoding succinate dehydrogenase iron-sulfur subunit: MRFSIYRYNPETDAKPTMRDYDIALEPADRMLLDALVRIKAHDDTLSLRRSCREGICGSDAMNINGKNGLACITRVADLKEPVVLRPLPGLPVIRDLIVDMTQFFKQYHSVKPYLVTDEQPPEKERLQSPKERDELNGLYECILCACCSTACPSFWWNPDKFVGPAGLLQAYRFIADTRDEATSERLDNLEDPYRLFRCHSIMNCVDVCPKGLNPTRAIGKIKDMMIKRSV
- a CDS encoding succinate dehydrogenase flavoprotein subunit, encoding MALARRQFDAVIVGAGGAGLRAALQLSEAGLRTAVLSKVFPTRSHTVAAQGGIGASLGNMGEDNWLWHMYDTVKGSDYLGDQDAIEFLCREAPKVVYELEHFGMPFDRNDDGTIYQRPFGGHSQNFGEKPVQRSCATADRTGHAMLHTLYQRNVRANTQFFVEWMALDLIRDSEGQVLGVTALEMETGEVMVFHARATLFATGGAGRIFSASTNAFINTGDGLGMTARAGIPLEDMEFWQFHPTGVAGAGVLITEGVRGEGGYLLNKNGERFMERYAPNMKDLASRDVVSRAMATEIKEGRGAGPDADYILLKLDHLGSEVIEKRLPGIREIAKKFANVDPVTDPIPVVPTCHYQMGGIPTNYHGEVIAPLDGDPETVVHGFYAAGECACASVHGANRLGTNSLTDLLVFGKAAGNSMLEFLTKNPGHKDLPRDAGETSLVRLDRLENQKSGESVHEAGAAMRRVMQAHCGVFRFPDLLTEGVAKIKDVAQRIARTEIKDKSKVFNTARVEALELDNLIEVAVATLISAEARQESRGAHDRADFSKRDDENWLKHSLYYLDGHRLDYKPVHLKPLTVEQFPLKARTY
- a CDS encoding succinate dehydrogenase assembly factor 2; this translates as MSELARLRWQCRRGMLELDLVLNAFLDRHYASLTPPEIAALRDLLNRPDPELWARIIAKPDPAEDDRGVLRRLRELDIRR
- the sucA gene encoding 2-oxoglutarate dehydrogenase E1 component (SucA; E1 component of the oxoglutarate dehydrogenase complex which catalyzes the formation of succinyl-CoA from 2-oxoglutarate; SucA catalyzes the reaction of 2-oxoglutarate with dihydrolipoamide succinyltransferase-lipoate to form dihydrolipoamide succinyltransferase-succinyldihydrolipoate and carbon dioxide), giving the protein MMNELRSNSYLFGSNAPFIEALYEQYLDDPEAVGGEWRVYFDQLSQSAGAPDIAHTPIQDSYRKLAQTRRVNGGRDAGSLSAEHERKQVAVLQLINAHRFLGMLRANLDPLQRQERPDLPTLDPAFYGLTESDMDVKFNTGSLVGYDHAPLRDILKAVRETYCGNVGAEYMYINNVVQKRWIQDRLESVHGKPHYSSEYKRHILERLTAGETLEKYLHTRYVGQKRFSLEGSENLIPLLDHLLQRAGSLGVFETVIGMAHRGRLNVLVNTFGKMPKDLFSEFEGKHAQDLSSGDVKYHQGFSSDIMTPGRPMHITLAFNPSHLEIVNAVVVGSVRARQRRRKDREGEQVLPVLIHGDAAFAGQGVVMETLNLSQTRGYGTGGTVHIIVNNQIGFTTSDPRDTRSTLYCSDVAKMV
- the sdhC gene encoding succinate dehydrogenase, cytochrome b556 subunit, giving the protein MQKKKRPVYLNLLKIRQPVSATVSILHRISGALLFLFIPYLLYTLQLSLSTPEHFELLKQGFDQPLVKLTFLVLIWAYLHHFFAGLRFLLLDLDIGVDLAPSRASSWAVLAISLPLTLLIGIRLW
- the sdhD gene encoding succinate dehydrogenase, hydrophobic membrane anchor protein, with amino-acid sequence MVKRIVVGAHYGLRGWLVQRVSAVVMAVYTVLLIAILFMQPVLDYATWAGLFENQWIRLATLLFLTSLLLHSWVGMRDILMDYIQHTGARLALEILTVLALTLYALWSLEILWGAG
- a CDS encoding GntR family transcriptional regulator translates to MSNAAAAPSSPSFRPLYRQIKSLITQSLISAEWRPGEAIPSEIELAARYRVSQGTVRKAISELADENVLIRHQGKGTFVASHNEAQRKFHFVRVLLDNSASGGAPVFPVGELLDCRRGKADAQLARALEITHGAAVMVINRLQRIAGEPVMLEEIRLPAGLVKGLAAEMVERNQCKIYSLLESEYDVLITHVVEQIKATTAGTRSAKLLGVVPGAPLLAIERVAYTYDDKPVEWRKTLCNTARHFYSNKII
- a CDS encoding malate dehydrogenase codes for the protein MKAPVRVAVTGAAGQIAYSLLFRMANGDLLGRDQPVILQLLDITPAIAAVNGVVMELDDCAFPLLAGISVTDDPKTAFRDAGIALLVGARPRSKGMERKDLLEANGAIFTSQGKALNDVAKRDVKVLVVGNPANTNAYIAMKNAPDLDPRNFTAMMRLDHNRALSQIAARLKKPVTEISKMIIWGNHSATQYPDLNSAEAGGKQVAQLIDDTAWVEQTFIPTVQKRGAAIIEARGLSSAASAGNAAIDHVRDWVHGTRPGDWVSMGIPSDGSYGIPEGVIYGYPVTCKNGGFEIVQGISISDASRKRMDATHQELQEEKAAVKHLLG
- the gltA gene encoding citrate (Si)-synthase produces the protein MDAKRYATLTLNDGNAPMEFPILSGTAGPDVIDVRTLGKSGMFTYDPGYLATASCSSEITFVDGHKGILLYRGYPIEQLAKHCDFLEVCYLLLRGELPNADQKLEFDTNIKRHVSLHDQMINFFRGFRRDAHPMAVMVGVVGALSAFYHDAMDISDAQHREVSANRLIAKVPTIVAMCYKYSIGQPFMYPRNALSYVQNFFYMMFANPGGEYHPNHVLVRALDRILILHADHEQNASTSTVRLAGSSGANPFACISAGIACLWGPAHGGANEAALNMLHEIGDVSQINRFIKKAKDKDDPFRLMGFGHRVYKNFDPRAKLMRETCHEVLNELGLHDDPIFRLALELERIALEDDYFVSKKLYPNVDYYSGIVQRALGIPTSMFTAIFALARTVGWIAQWNEMISEPDQKIGRPRQLYVGPVTRDVPLMAARR